Part of the Bacillus spongiae genome is shown below.
GCTGGTGGGGTCAAGTTAAATGAGCCAGCTATTGATTTAGCTATGGTCATATCGATTGCCTCTTCTTTCCGTGATCAACCGACGAAAGCAACAGATTGTATTATAGGGGAAGTTGGATTAACTGGAGAAGTTCGACGCGTTTCAAGAATCGAACAACGTGTCCACGAGGCTGCTAAACTTGGCTTTAGAAGGGCGATTATTCCAGCTAATAATCTAGATGGATGGAAAAAACCAGAAGGAATAGAGGTTATCGGAGTATCGCATGTAGGTGAAGCGTTAAAAACAGCATTAGGAGGATAACAAGACACGGAGGAGAGGGCTTATGGAATATAAATCTATGTCCGAAATTTTGAAGTTTATCGCACCAGGGACCCCCATTCGAGAAGGAATTGATAATGTTTTAAGAGCGAATACTGGAGGGTTAATTGTTCTTGGATATAATGATAAAATGAAAGACCTTGTGGATGGAGGATTCCATATAAATTCTTTATTTTCCCCTAGTTATTTATATGAATTAGCGAAAATGGATGGTGCTATTATACTAAATGAAAAAGGAAGTAAGATTTTATTAGCGAATGCCCAACTAGCCCCTGATCCTCGTATCACGTCTTCCGAAACCGGAATGCGCCACCGAACGGCAGAGCGAGTCGCGAAAGAAACAAAAGCTCTTGTCGTTGCAATTTCACAACGAAGAAATGTTATCACGGTCTATCAAGGTGACTTTCGGTATGCATTGAAGGATATTTCTGTTATTTTAACGAAAGCCAATCAAGCTATTCAAACGTTAGAAAAATATAAAGTAGTTCTTGATCAAAGTACCTCTAATTTGTCCGTCCTGGAGTTTGAAGAACTTGTCACATACAGTGATTTACTTCAAGTGTTACATCGTTTTGAAATGGTTCTTCGAATTAAGAATGAATTGCTATCCTATTTGAATGAATTAGGAACAGAGGGGAGATTAATTCGTTTACAAATGAATGAGCTGCTAGTAGATATTGATGAGGAAGCGATGCTTATTATACGAGATTATGCAGCCGAACAGCAGATTAAACCGTTTGAAAAGTTAAAGAAATTTCAAGAGCTTGCTCATAACGAAGTATTAGATGATGCTGTCCTATTAAAATTATTAGGATTTCATGGCTACATTCCGTTAGACGATATTATTTGTCCAAGAGGCTATCGGGTGTTAAATAAAATTCCTCGATTACCACTTGTTATTGTTGAAAATTTGGTAACGACTTATACTCATTTAGCTAATATCGTGAAAGCTTCTGTCTCCGACTTAGATGATGTTGAAGGAATTGGAGAGGTAAGAGCACGAAAAATAAAAGAAGGATTGAAGCTAATAAAAGAACAAACTTTTGCAGAGCGTCAGTTATAAAGGTGTAAATTGACATCTAACAGGTGATGATGGTATTATTTTACAAACAAAAGAGTAATATTTTATTCAATGATTATTTTAAATTATCAATAAAATATCTTTTTTGTGACAAATATTAAAAATAGGGTTTAAAACTAGATGAGTTTGAGAAAATGATTATAATAATGAAAAAGGAGGTGTGGGAATGTTAAAGAGAATTGTCCAAGTGTGCTTTCTATTTATTGGAGGAACACTAGGAGTCTTTCTTCTTCCAAATTTGTTGCAATTAGTCAATTTCGAAGACATTCCTTTTATTAATAACCCGTATATGACGGCCTTTTTAGGTGCTATTATTTTTTATCTTTTAACTTTTTGGGTTGTTGAATTCGTTGTAAATTTTGTTAAATGGTTTGAGGATTCTCTTGTAAAAACCCCTGCGGTTGAAATATTATTTGGTAGTATTGGGTTGATTTTTGGTTTAATTTTAGCGTTTTTATCTGGCTTACCTATTAGTAGAATTGAGTTTCCTTTCGTGAATACCGTTGTCCCTATTCTTTTAACGCTTCTATTAGGTTATATTGGCTTTCAGGTTGGTTTTAAAAAGCGAGAAGAATTAATTAGTTTATTTACATTAGGGAATAAAGGAAATAAAAAGAAGGCAGCTGAAGAGGATCTTGACCTTCCTGCCAAAACCCTCAAGATCCTTGATACAAGTGTCATTATTGATGGAAGGATCGCAGACATTTGCCAAACAAGGTTTTTAGAGGGCATTATTGTTATTCCTCAGTTCGTACTTGAAGAACTACAGCATATTGCGGATTCCTCTGATGTATTAAAAAGGAACCGTGGTCGAAGAGGTTTAGATATTTTAAATCGAATTCAGAAAGATTTGCCTGTTGAAGTTCAAATTTACGAAGGAGATTTTGAGGACATCGGGGAAGTAGACAGTAAACTTGTGAAGTTAGCGAAGATAACACAAGGAATCGTTGTCACAAACGATTATAATTTAAATAAAGTGTGTGATTTACAAAATGTACAAGTGCTCAATATTAATGATTTAGCTAATGCTGTAAAACCCGTTGTTTTACCTGGTGAGGAGATGGAGGTACAAGTGATTAAAGATGGTAAAGAACATAACCAAGGAATTGCCTACTTAGACGATGGGACAATGATTGTTGTCGAAGAAGGAAAAAATTTCATTGGTAAGCATATCGATGTTCTTGTTACATCTGTCTTACAAACATCAGCAGGAAGAATGATTTTTGCAAAACCAAAATTATTAGAACGAGCGTTGTAATAGAGTAAGGAGTAGAAAAGATGACTTATGATGTAATAATTCCTGCAGCGGGAAAAGGAAAGAGGATGGGCGCTCATTGCAATAAGTTGTTGTTGGAACTTCATGAAGTTCCGATTATTGTCCATACCCTTCGGATATTTGAACAAGACCCCCTGTGCAGAAATACAATTGTCGTCATCCATTCAGAGGAAGAAGAAATTTTTCTAAAGCTTCTATCGGAATATAATCTTCAAAAGGTAAGCAAGCTAGTGTATGGAGGGACAGAGCGTCAGTTTAGTGTTTTTAATGGAATGCGATCACTTTCAGACTCTGAGATAGTGCTGGTACACGACGGAGCTCGTCCGTTTGTTACCCAGAATACTATTCATGCACTTGTGGAAGCAGCTAAAACAAATGGAGCCGCGGTTGCTGCTGTACCTGTAAAAGATACGATAAAAGTGGTTCAACAGCAAACCGTGATGGAAACTTTGGATCGATCTAGCTTGTGGTCAGTGCAAACACCACAAGCTTTTCGTTTTTCTCTTCTTGAACATGCCCATGAGGAAGCATCAAGGCAGCAATTTTTAGGAACGGATGACGCTTCCCTTGTAGAACGATTAGGGAAACCAGTGACAATTGTAGAATCTGATTATGATAATATTAAGCTAACGACAAAAGAGGATTTGTTTTTCGCGGAGTCAATCATTCAAAAGCGGAATGAAATATCTTCTAAGAAAATGCCAAAATAAAGGAGAAAAAATTCATGTTTCGTATTGGTCAAGGATATGATGTTCATCAACTAGTAGAAAACCGTCCATTAATCATTGGAGGAATAGAAATCCCTCATGAGAAAGGGCTTCTTGGTCACTCGGATGCAGATGTCTTATTACATGTTATTGCTGATGCCGCATTAGGGGCCATTGGAGCGGGAGATATAGGAAAGCACTTCCCAGATACTGATGCAGCGTTTAAGGACGCGGATTCTGGTAAGCTTTTGACTCATGTTTGGGAATTGGTAAAAGAAGCGGGATATGAACTAGGTAATATTGATTGTACCATTATTGCTCAAAAGCCAAAAATGGCACCACATATTTCAAAAATGAAAAATCGAATAGCCGACCTGTTGGAAGCTTCTCCTACACAAGTAAATGTTAAGGCGACGACGACTGAAAAATTAGGATTTACTGGACGTGGTGAAGGTATTGCTGCTCAAGCAACGATTTTACTACAGAAGACAAACTAAAGGGCTTTCTTCTAAGAGATAACGGTGATAAAATGGAGCAATAGTTAATCGGAGTTTGAGGAGGAAAAGTGATGACAAATGAGGTTCGAGTACGTTATGCACCAAGTCCAACAGGACATTTACATATAGGTAACGCCCGTACGGCATTATTTAATTATTTATATGCACGTAACAACAATGGGAAGTTTATTATTCGTATTGAAGATACTGATAAAAAAAGAAACATTGAAGGTGGAGAAGAGAGTCAGCTTCGCTATCTAAAATGGCTAGGAATTGACTGGGATGAGAGTGTTGATGTGGGAGGGGAATACGGCCCTTATCGACAATCAGAACGTAATGATATTTATAAAAAGTATTACAATCAGCTGTTAGAAGAAGGTAAGGCGTATCATTGCTATTGTACTGAGAAAGAACTAGAAGCAGAGCGCGATGTGCAAGCATCTAACGGACAAATGCTTGGTTACTCTGGGAAATGTCGCCATCTTTCAGAAGAAGACAAGAAGAGATTTAAGCAGGAGGGCCGTACACCTAGCATTCGAATTAAGATACCTGCTGGAGTAGTGTATTCCTTTAATGACATGGTTAAAGAGGATGTATCATTTGAATCATCTGGCATGGGTGACTATGTCATTGTGAAGAAAGATGGTACACCGACTTATAACTTCGCGGTAGTTATTGATGATCACTTAATGAGAATTTCACATGTTCTTCGAGGCGAAGATCATATATCTAATACGCCTAAACAACTTGTTGTTTATGAAGCATTTGGTTGGGAGCCACCGACATTTGGTCATATGACACTTATTGTTAATGAGAACCGAAAGAAATTAAGTAAACGTGATGAAAGTATCATTCAATTTATTGAACAGTATGAAGAGCTTGGCTATTTACCAGAGGCTTTATTCAATTTTATTGCCTTATTAGGCTGGTCACCAAAAGGAGAAGAAGAAATTTTCACAAAAGAGGACTTAATTGACATTTTTGATCCGTCACGACTGTCAACTTCACCAGCTGTATTTGATAAACAAAAATTAACTTGGATGAACAACCAATACATTAAAAACTTAGAAATAGATCAATTAGTTGATTTAGCTCTTCCTCATCTAGTGAAAGCTGATTTACTTAAAGAACCGATTGAAGAACAGCAAAAGGCATGGGCCAAAGAGCTAATCGCTCTTTTCCAAGATAAAATGAGTTATGGGGAAGAAATTGTTCAACACTCTGAGCTATTCTTTCAAGAGAATGTACAGTACGAAGAAGAAGCAAATCAAATTTTAGCAGAGGAGCAAGTCCCTGAGGTTCTTTCTGTATTTTTACAAAAAATACAAGAACTCGATGAGTTTGTAGCTCCTGAAATTAAATCAGCAATGAAGGCTGTCCAAAAAGAGACCGGCCATAAAGGTAAGAAGCTCTTTATGCCAATTCGTGTAGCGATAACAGGACATATGCATGGTCCAGATTTACCTTACGCGATTCAATTATTGGGAAAAGACAAGGTGAAAAAACGCCTTGAAGGAGTTTTAAATTAACATTTTTGAGGAAATGTAATATAGTATATATAATACAATAGCGTGAAAATGTTGAAGAGGAGAAGTAAATAATCAAAAACTAATAGAGAAAACCACCTTGGCTGGAAGTGGTTAGTGTTCTGATTATTGAAATGCACCTTGGAGTCCTTTGCTGAATAAAGTAAGCGAAGGCGGTTGAACCGTTACCCTGACTTTGAGTTGAGAGAATGTAATTTACATTTTCTAAACAGAGTGGAACCGCGCTTAGAAAGCGTCTCTGTCTTTTGCAGAGACGCTTTTTTGCGTGAACAGTATACGTTCTTATGGGGTGTGTTTAAGGGGCTTCTCCTATGATACTTACGCATTACTATATAAAACCAGGTGATGGGAAAGGGGGATTTTCATGTTAGGAATATTTAAAGAGGATATTGATGTGATTTTTGATCAAGACCCGGCAGCACGAAGTTACTTTGAAGTGATCCTTACTTACTCTGGTTTACATGCCGTTTGGTCACATCGAATTGCGCATGCTTTATTTAAGCGGAAATTATATTTTCTAGCACGTGCTACATCACAAATAAGTCGATTTTTTACGGGAATTGAAATTCATCCGGGAGCAAAAATTGGTCGACGTTTTTTTATTGACCATGGGATGGGTGTTGTGGTTGGGGAAACATGTGAAATAGGAGATAATGTTACGATCTATCAAGGTGTAACACTTGGTGGTACAGGAAAGGAAAAAGGAAAACGCCATCCTACTCTTGAAAGTAATGTACTTATAGCGGCTGGTGCTAAAGTATTAGGTTCGATTACGGTTGGAGAAAATTCGAAAATTGGTGCTGGTTCTGTCGTATTAAAAGATGTGCCGAATAATTCTACGGTTGTTGGTATTCCAGGAAAAGTAGTTGTAAAAGATGGTGTAAGAGTGAAACAGGATTTAAATCATAGTGACCTTCCGGATCCAGTTGCGGATCGATGTGAGGAGATGCAGCGTGAAATTGATCAATTACGAGAACAAATTGAAACAGAAGAAAGGGGCCTAAAACATGAGCATTAAGGTTTTTAATACATTAACAAGGTCAAAAGAAGAGTTTGAGCCGTTAGAAGAGGGAAAGGTAAAGATGTATGTATGCGGTCCAACCGTATATAACTATATTCATATTGGAAATGCGCGGCCTGTTATTGTTTTTGATACGGTACGTAGATATTTAGAATATCGTGGATATGAAGTTCAGTTTATTTCTAATTTTACAGATGTTGATGACAAACTTATACGAGCAGCAAATGAGCTTGGTGAGGATGTTCCAACCATTGCGCAACGCTTTATTAACGCTTATTTTGAAGACACAGAGGCGTTAGGTTGTAATCGAGCAGACCTTCACCCTAGAGTAACAGAAAATATGGATATTATTATTGAGTTTATACAAGCATTAATTGAAAAGGATTATGCGTATGAGTCGGGTGGAGACGTGTATTATCGAACTCGCAAATTTGATCAATATGGAAAGTTATCACATCAGCCAATTGACGATTTACAATTGGGCGCACGAATTGACGTGGGAGAGAAAAAGGAAGATGCACTCGATTTTGTCCTTTGGAAAGCGGCAAAAGAAGGGGAAATTTATTGGGAGAGTCCTTGGGGAAAAGGACGGCCGGGTTGGCATATTGAATGTTCTGCAATGGCTAGAAAGTATTTAGGTGATACTATTGATATCCATGCCGGCGGGCAAGACCTAGCGTTTCCACATCATGAAAATGAGATTGCTCAGTCCGAAGCTTTAACAGGAAAAACGTTCGCTCGCTATTGGATGCATAATGGTTATGTGAATATAGACAATGAAAAAATGTCAAAATCGCTCGGGAATTTCGTTCTCGTTCATGACATTTTAAAAGAACAAGATCCACAGGTCCTACGATTTTTTATGCTTTCGGTTCATTATCGTCATCCGATTAATTACAGTATAGATTTAGTTGAAAGCACGAAAGCAGCACTAGAACGGTTAAAAACATCTTATGATAATTTAAAACATCGCAAAAATTCAAGTGCCAATTTAGTTCAAGATGAGCAAAAGTGGGAAAATGTGATTGCGAAACTACACGAAGAATTTTTGACTGCCATGGATGATGATTTTAATACAGCTAATGCTATTTCAGTATTATTTGAGCTCTCAAAACAAGCAAATTACTACTTACAAGAGCAAAATACGTCTGAAAACGTCATTCATGCTTTTATGCAGGAATTTGAGGTGTTATTCACTATTTTGGGATTAACGCTTGAAGAGGAAGACTTATTAGATGAAGAGGTTGAAGAACTTATTCAAAAACGTCTAAAAGCTCGAAAAGACCGCGACTTCCAACTAGCTGATGAAATTCGAGATCAGTTAAAAGATCAGAACATTATATTAGAAGATACACCTCAAGGAACACGTTGGAAAAGAGGCTAATTATGTTATTTGAAGAAACTCACAAAAATGCAAAGCAAATGAATGCTCTTGCCTTAGCTTATATGGGAGATGCGGTGTATGAGATGTACGTACGCCGC
Proteins encoded:
- the disA gene encoding DNA integrity scanning diadenylate cyclase DisA, with translation MEYKSMSEILKFIAPGTPIREGIDNVLRANTGGLIVLGYNDKMKDLVDGGFHINSLFSPSYLYELAKMDGAIILNEKGSKILLANAQLAPDPRITSSETGMRHRTAERVAKETKALVVAISQRRNVITVYQGDFRYALKDISVILTKANQAIQTLEKYKVVLDQSTSNLSVLEFEELVTYSDLLQVLHRFEMVLRIKNELLSYLNELGTEGRLIRLQMNELLVDIDEEAMLIIRDYAAEQQIKPFEKLKKFQELAHNEVLDDAVLLKLLGFHGYIPLDDIICPRGYRVLNKIPRLPLVIVENLVTTYTHLANIVKASVSDLDDVEGIGEVRARKIKEGLKLIKEQTFAERQL
- a CDS encoding PIN/TRAM domain-containing protein, with product MLKRIVQVCFLFIGGTLGVFLLPNLLQLVNFEDIPFINNPYMTAFLGAIIFYLLTFWVVEFVVNFVKWFEDSLVKTPAVEILFGSIGLIFGLILAFLSGLPISRIEFPFVNTVVPILLTLLLGYIGFQVGFKKREELISLFTLGNKGNKKKAAEEDLDLPAKTLKILDTSVIIDGRIADICQTRFLEGIIVIPQFVLEELQHIADSSDVLKRNRGRRGLDILNRIQKDLPVEVQIYEGDFEDIGEVDSKLVKLAKITQGIVVTNDYNLNKVCDLQNVQVLNINDLANAVKPVVLPGEEMEVQVIKDGKEHNQGIAYLDDGTMIVVEEGKNFIGKHIDVLVTSVLQTSAGRMIFAKPKLLERAL
- the ispD gene encoding 2-C-methyl-D-erythritol 4-phosphate cytidylyltransferase: MTYDVIIPAAGKGKRMGAHCNKLLLELHEVPIIVHTLRIFEQDPLCRNTIVVIHSEEEEIFLKLLSEYNLQKVSKLVYGGTERQFSVFNGMRSLSDSEIVLVHDGARPFVTQNTIHALVEAAKTNGAAVAAVPVKDTIKVVQQQTVMETLDRSSLWSVQTPQAFRFSLLEHAHEEASRQQFLGTDDASLVERLGKPVTIVESDYDNIKLTTKEDLFFAESIIQKRNEISSKKMPK
- the ispF gene encoding 2-C-methyl-D-erythritol 2,4-cyclodiphosphate synthase produces the protein MFRIGQGYDVHQLVENRPLIIGGIEIPHEKGLLGHSDADVLLHVIADAALGAIGAGDIGKHFPDTDAAFKDADSGKLLTHVWELVKEAGYELGNIDCTIIAQKPKMAPHISKMKNRIADLLEASPTQVNVKATTTEKLGFTGRGEGIAAQATILLQKTN
- the gltX gene encoding glutamate--tRNA ligase, with protein sequence MTNEVRVRYAPSPTGHLHIGNARTALFNYLYARNNNGKFIIRIEDTDKKRNIEGGEESQLRYLKWLGIDWDESVDVGGEYGPYRQSERNDIYKKYYNQLLEEGKAYHCYCTEKELEAERDVQASNGQMLGYSGKCRHLSEEDKKRFKQEGRTPSIRIKIPAGVVYSFNDMVKEDVSFESSGMGDYVIVKKDGTPTYNFAVVIDDHLMRISHVLRGEDHISNTPKQLVVYEAFGWEPPTFGHMTLIVNENRKKLSKRDESIIQFIEQYEELGYLPEALFNFIALLGWSPKGEEEIFTKEDLIDIFDPSRLSTSPAVFDKQKLTWMNNQYIKNLEIDQLVDLALPHLVKADLLKEPIEEQQKAWAKELIALFQDKMSYGEEIVQHSELFFQENVQYEEEANQILAEEQVPEVLSVFLQKIQELDEFVAPEIKSAMKAVQKETGHKGKKLFMPIRVAITGHMHGPDLPYAIQLLGKDKVKKRLEGVLN
- the cysE gene encoding serine O-acetyltransferase codes for the protein MLGIFKEDIDVIFDQDPAARSYFEVILTYSGLHAVWSHRIAHALFKRKLYFLARATSQISRFFTGIEIHPGAKIGRRFFIDHGMGVVVGETCEIGDNVTIYQGVTLGGTGKEKGKRHPTLESNVLIAAGAKVLGSITVGENSKIGAGSVVLKDVPNNSTVVGIPGKVVVKDGVRVKQDLNHSDLPDPVADRCEEMQREIDQLREQIETEERGLKHEH
- the cysS gene encoding cysteine--tRNA ligase, which produces MSIKVFNTLTRSKEEFEPLEEGKVKMYVCGPTVYNYIHIGNARPVIVFDTVRRYLEYRGYEVQFISNFTDVDDKLIRAANELGEDVPTIAQRFINAYFEDTEALGCNRADLHPRVTENMDIIIEFIQALIEKDYAYESGGDVYYRTRKFDQYGKLSHQPIDDLQLGARIDVGEKKEDALDFVLWKAAKEGEIYWESPWGKGRPGWHIECSAMARKYLGDTIDIHAGGQDLAFPHHENEIAQSEALTGKTFARYWMHNGYVNIDNEKMSKSLGNFVLVHDILKEQDPQVLRFFMLSVHYRHPINYSIDLVESTKAALERLKTSYDNLKHRKNSSANLVQDEQKWENVIAKLHEEFLTAMDDDFNTANAISVLFELSKQANYYLQEQNTSENVIHAFMQEFEVLFTILGLTLEEEDLLDEEVEELIQKRLKARKDRDFQLADEIRDQLKDQNIILEDTPQGTRWKRG